The following are from one region of the Osmia bicornis bicornis chromosome 8, iOsmBic2.1, whole genome shotgun sequence genome:
- the LOC114875751 gene encoding spermatogenesis-associated protein 20 isoform X1 produces the protein MLVYSDRTPAVLLFLLPMLPNMSFYSVASHDTHLELLPKQTIKNFKNLTPNQEFITMIPSFPACTFCVPYMTMGRWSLLSLIRTYKLPKKRYSYICGTKSYLFQGAFIPLPVLRLNRIVQKSQTFVSMSANMATSNVENLAQKMNRLTLEKSPYLLQHAKNPVDWYPWCTEALEKAKKEDKLIFLSVGYSTCHWCHVMEKESFKNEEIAGIMNKNFVNIKVDKEERPDIDRIYMTFVQATTGHGGWPMSVFLTPDLRPVVGGTYFPPEDTFRQTGFKTILLSIAQKWNSLKTKITEVGSANFETLQTISKIPQTSKKHEVPSLECSDLCVQQLTSEFEPKFGGFGSSYSMQAPKFPQPVNLNLLFHMYARRSSEELAQHCQYMAIHTLKKMSYGGIHDHVGQGFSRYSTDGDWHVPHFEKMLYDQGQIMKSYADAYLATKDNDFAEIIDDIATYVIRDLRHPEGGFYSAEDADSYPTHDGHEKKEGAFYVWTAKEIKSLLDKEISDEKHIKLSDVFCHHFNVKESGNVKPYQDPHGELTGKNVLIVYNGIEETAKHFDCTVEEVKDYLKEACSILYEARSARPRPHLDDKIITAWNGLMISGLAYGGAVVENKQYVEYAADAAKFIKRYLFDEAKNILLHSCYRNTENQITQMSTPIPGFLDDYAFVVKGLLDLYESSLNEEWLEFAEKLQDIQDKLFWDEINGGYFTTTSDDPSIIVRLKEAYDGAEPSGNSVAAENLLRLADYLGRSDLKDKVTRLFGAFRHLLTQRPIAVPQLVSALVRYYDDATQIYIIGKRDAEDTDDLLRVVYKRLIPGRILFLIDHDETNSILLGKNQHLRNMKLVNDRATAYVCKHRSCTLPVTNSQQLTALLDKQQ, from the exons atgttggtatattcagaccggactcccgcggtgttgctATTTTTACTTCCAATGTTGCCAAACATGAGTTTTTATTCAGTTGCCTCCCACGACACCCATCTCGAACTCCTACCCAAACagacaattaaaaattttaaaaatttgacaCCAAATCAAGAATTTATCACAATGATTCCGTCGTTCCCAGCTT GTACATTCTGTGTACCGTACATGACTATGGGAAGATGGTCTCTTTTGTCACTAATTCGTACATACAAATTACCTAAGAAAAGATACAGTTACATTTGTGGTACAAAATCATATTTATTTCAAGGTGCTTTCATACCACTGCCTGTACTTCGGTTAAATAG GATAGTTCAGAAGTCACAGACTTTTGTTTCAATGTCAGCAAATATGGCTACAAGCAATGTTGAAAATCTGGCACAAAAGATGAATCGACTAACTTTGGAAAAGTCACCTTATTTACTACAGCACGCTAAGAACCCAGTGGACTGGTATCCATGGTGCACAGAAGCATTAGAAAAAGCAAAGAAGGAagacaaattaatttttttatctgTTGGATATTCTACTTGCCACTGGTGTCATGTTATGGAAAAAGAATCAttcaaaaatgaagaaattgctggtattatgaataaaaattttgttaatataaaagtagataaagaagaaagacCAGATATAGATAGGATATATATGACTTTTGTACAA GCAACAACTGGTCATGGGGGATGGCCAATGAGTGTATTTCTAACTCCTGATTTAAGACCTGTAGTTGGAGGTACTTATTTTCCTCCAGAAGATACATTTAGACAAACAGGATTCAAGACAATTTTACTCAGTATTGCTCAAAAG TGGAATTCACTCAAAACCAAAATTACAGAAGTTGGCTCTGCTAACTTCGAAACTTTACAAActatttctaaaattccacAAACATCAAAG AAACACGAAGTACCTTCGTTAGAATGTAGTGATCTATGTGTTCAACAACTAACGAGTGAATTTGAACCAAAATTCGGTGGATTTGGTTCTTCGTACAGTATGCAGGCACCAAAATTTCCACAACCAGTGAATTTGAATCTCTTGTTTCATATGTATGCTCGACGATCCAGTGAAGAGCTAGCACAGCATTGTCAATATATGGCTATACATACTTTAAAGAAAATGTCTTATGGTGGTATTCATGATCATGTAGGTCAG GGCTTTTCAAGATACTCTACTGATGGTGACTGGCACGTACctcattttgaaaaaatgttatatgaTCAGGGCCAAATAATGAAGTCTTATGCGGATGCATATCTTGCAACTAAAGATAATGATTTTGCTGAAATTATTGATGATATTGCCACATATGTGATAAGGGATCTCCGACATCCG GAAGGTGGCTTTTATAGTGCTGAAGATGCAGATTCCTATCCAACACACGATGGacatgaaaaaaaagagggtgCTTTTTACGTGTGGACTGCTAAGGAAATTAAATCACTTTTAGATAAAGAAATTTCTGATGAAAAGCATATTAAATTGTCTGATGTATTTTGTCATCATTTCAATGTAAAGGAATCGGGAAACGTAAAACCGTATCAA GATCCACATGGAGAATTGACAGGGAAAAATGTATTAATAGTATACAATGGAATTGAAGAAACGGCCAAGCATTTTGATTGTACCGTTGAAGAAGTAAAAGATTATTTGAAAGAAGCATGTTCCATTTTATACGAAGCTAGATCGGCGAGGCCGCGACCTCATTTAGACGACAAAATTATTACAGCGTGGAATG GTCTTATGATAAGCGGTTTAGCGTATGGCGGAGCAGTAGTAGAAAATAAGCAGTATGTCGAGTACGCGGCAGATGCCGCGAAATTTATCAAGCGTTACCTTTTCGACGAGGCTAAAAATATACTACTTCACAGTTGTTACCGGAACACTGAAAATCAAATTACGCAAAT GAGCACACCTATACCTGGTTTCTTAGACGATTATGCGTTCGTTGTAAAAGGACTGTTGGATTTATACGAATCTAGTTTAAATGAAGAATGGCTAGAATTTGCCGAGAAGTTACAGGACATACAGGACAAACTATTTTGGGATGAAATAAATGGTGGATATTTTACAACAACGTCAGATGATCCTAGTATAATTGTAAGACTTAAGGAAG CTTATGATGGAGCAGAACCATCCGGTAATTCGGTTGCTGCCGAAAATCTCTTGAGATTAGCTGACTACTTGGGTCGTAGCGACCTCAAGGATAAAGTTACACGTCTCTTTGGAGCATTTAGACACTTGTTAACGCAAAGACCTATCGCAGTTCCGCAATTAGTATCAGCGCTTGTTCGTTATTACGACGATGCAACACAG aTTTATATAATCGGAAAGCGAGATGCTGAGGATACCGATGATTTACTTCGCGTTGTATATAAGCGCTTGATTCCTGGAAGAATTCTTTTCTTAATTGATCATGATGAAACAAATAGTATATTACTTGGTAAAAATCAGCATCTTAGAAATATGAAGCTTGTGAATGATCGAGCAACAGCCTACGTATGTAAACATCGCTCTTGTACTTTACCTGTTACAAATTCTCAACAATTAACTGCGTTGTTGGATAAACagcaataa
- the LOC114875751 gene encoding spermatogenesis-associated protein 20 isoform X3, whose translation MTMGRWSLLSLIRTYKLPKKRYSYICGTKSYLFQGAFIPLPVLRLNRIVQKSQTFVSMSANMATSNVENLAQKMNRLTLEKSPYLLQHAKNPVDWYPWCTEALEKAKKEDKLIFLSVGYSTCHWCHVMEKESFKNEEIAGIMNKNFVNIKVDKEERPDIDRIYMTFVQATTGHGGWPMSVFLTPDLRPVVGGTYFPPEDTFRQTGFKTILLSIAQKWNSLKTKITEVGSANFETLQTISKIPQTSKKHEVPSLECSDLCVQQLTSEFEPKFGGFGSSYSMQAPKFPQPVNLNLLFHMYARRSSEELAQHCQYMAIHTLKKMSYGGIHDHVGQGFSRYSTDGDWHVPHFEKMLYDQGQIMKSYADAYLATKDNDFAEIIDDIATYVIRDLRHPEGGFYSAEDADSYPTHDGHEKKEGAFYVWTAKEIKSLLDKEISDEKHIKLSDVFCHHFNVKESGNVKPYQDPHGELTGKNVLIVYNGIEETAKHFDCTVEEVKDYLKEACSILYEARSARPRPHLDDKIITAWNGLMISGLAYGGAVVENKQYVEYAADAAKFIKRYLFDEAKNILLHSCYRNTENQITQMSTPIPGFLDDYAFVVKGLLDLYESSLNEEWLEFAEKLQDIQDKLFWDEINGGYFTTTSDDPSIIVRLKEAYDGAEPSGNSVAAENLLRLADYLGRSDLKDKVTRLFGAFRHLLTQRPIAVPQLVSALVRYYDDATQIYIIGKRDAEDTDDLLRVVYKRLIPGRILFLIDHDETNSILLGKNQHLRNMKLVNDRATAYVCKHRSCTLPVTNSQQLTALLDKQQ comes from the exons ATGACTATGGGAAGATGGTCTCTTTTGTCACTAATTCGTACATACAAATTACCTAAGAAAAGATACAGTTACATTTGTGGTACAAAATCATATTTATTTCAAGGTGCTTTCATACCACTGCCTGTACTTCGGTTAAATAG GATAGTTCAGAAGTCACAGACTTTTGTTTCAATGTCAGCAAATATGGCTACAAGCAATGTTGAAAATCTGGCACAAAAGATGAATCGACTAACTTTGGAAAAGTCACCTTATTTACTACAGCACGCTAAGAACCCAGTGGACTGGTATCCATGGTGCACAGAAGCATTAGAAAAAGCAAAGAAGGAagacaaattaatttttttatctgTTGGATATTCTACTTGCCACTGGTGTCATGTTATGGAAAAAGAATCAttcaaaaatgaagaaattgctggtattatgaataaaaattttgttaatataaaagtagataaagaagaaagacCAGATATAGATAGGATATATATGACTTTTGTACAA GCAACAACTGGTCATGGGGGATGGCCAATGAGTGTATTTCTAACTCCTGATTTAAGACCTGTAGTTGGAGGTACTTATTTTCCTCCAGAAGATACATTTAGACAAACAGGATTCAAGACAATTTTACTCAGTATTGCTCAAAAG TGGAATTCACTCAAAACCAAAATTACAGAAGTTGGCTCTGCTAACTTCGAAACTTTACAAActatttctaaaattccacAAACATCAAAG AAACACGAAGTACCTTCGTTAGAATGTAGTGATCTATGTGTTCAACAACTAACGAGTGAATTTGAACCAAAATTCGGTGGATTTGGTTCTTCGTACAGTATGCAGGCACCAAAATTTCCACAACCAGTGAATTTGAATCTCTTGTTTCATATGTATGCTCGACGATCCAGTGAAGAGCTAGCACAGCATTGTCAATATATGGCTATACATACTTTAAAGAAAATGTCTTATGGTGGTATTCATGATCATGTAGGTCAG GGCTTTTCAAGATACTCTACTGATGGTGACTGGCACGTACctcattttgaaaaaatgttatatgaTCAGGGCCAAATAATGAAGTCTTATGCGGATGCATATCTTGCAACTAAAGATAATGATTTTGCTGAAATTATTGATGATATTGCCACATATGTGATAAGGGATCTCCGACATCCG GAAGGTGGCTTTTATAGTGCTGAAGATGCAGATTCCTATCCAACACACGATGGacatgaaaaaaaagagggtgCTTTTTACGTGTGGACTGCTAAGGAAATTAAATCACTTTTAGATAAAGAAATTTCTGATGAAAAGCATATTAAATTGTCTGATGTATTTTGTCATCATTTCAATGTAAAGGAATCGGGAAACGTAAAACCGTATCAA GATCCACATGGAGAATTGACAGGGAAAAATGTATTAATAGTATACAATGGAATTGAAGAAACGGCCAAGCATTTTGATTGTACCGTTGAAGAAGTAAAAGATTATTTGAAAGAAGCATGTTCCATTTTATACGAAGCTAGATCGGCGAGGCCGCGACCTCATTTAGACGACAAAATTATTACAGCGTGGAATG GTCTTATGATAAGCGGTTTAGCGTATGGCGGAGCAGTAGTAGAAAATAAGCAGTATGTCGAGTACGCGGCAGATGCCGCGAAATTTATCAAGCGTTACCTTTTCGACGAGGCTAAAAATATACTACTTCACAGTTGTTACCGGAACACTGAAAATCAAATTACGCAAAT GAGCACACCTATACCTGGTTTCTTAGACGATTATGCGTTCGTTGTAAAAGGACTGTTGGATTTATACGAATCTAGTTTAAATGAAGAATGGCTAGAATTTGCCGAGAAGTTACAGGACATACAGGACAAACTATTTTGGGATGAAATAAATGGTGGATATTTTACAACAACGTCAGATGATCCTAGTATAATTGTAAGACTTAAGGAAG CTTATGATGGAGCAGAACCATCCGGTAATTCGGTTGCTGCCGAAAATCTCTTGAGATTAGCTGACTACTTGGGTCGTAGCGACCTCAAGGATAAAGTTACACGTCTCTTTGGAGCATTTAGACACTTGTTAACGCAAAGACCTATCGCAGTTCCGCAATTAGTATCAGCGCTTGTTCGTTATTACGACGATGCAACACAG aTTTATATAATCGGAAAGCGAGATGCTGAGGATACCGATGATTTACTTCGCGTTGTATATAAGCGCTTGATTCCTGGAAGAATTCTTTTCTTAATTGATCATGATGAAACAAATAGTATATTACTTGGTAAAAATCAGCATCTTAGAAATATGAAGCTTGTGAATGATCGAGCAACAGCCTACGTATGTAAACATCGCTCTTGTACTTTACCTGTTACAAATTCTCAACAATTAACTGCGTTGTTGGATAAACagcaataa
- the LOC114875751 gene encoding spermatogenesis-associated protein 20 isoform X4, whose product MIFEIFTVVSRKFRIVQKSQTFVSMSANMATSNVENLAQKMNRLTLEKSPYLLQHAKNPVDWYPWCTEALEKAKKEDKLIFLSVGYSTCHWCHVMEKESFKNEEIAGIMNKNFVNIKVDKEERPDIDRIYMTFVQATTGHGGWPMSVFLTPDLRPVVGGTYFPPEDTFRQTGFKTILLSIAQKWNSLKTKITEVGSANFETLQTISKIPQTSKKHEVPSLECSDLCVQQLTSEFEPKFGGFGSSYSMQAPKFPQPVNLNLLFHMYARRSSEELAQHCQYMAIHTLKKMSYGGIHDHVGQGFSRYSTDGDWHVPHFEKMLYDQGQIMKSYADAYLATKDNDFAEIIDDIATYVIRDLRHPEGGFYSAEDADSYPTHDGHEKKEGAFYVWTAKEIKSLLDKEISDEKHIKLSDVFCHHFNVKESGNVKPYQDPHGELTGKNVLIVYNGIEETAKHFDCTVEEVKDYLKEACSILYEARSARPRPHLDDKIITAWNGLMISGLAYGGAVVENKQYVEYAADAAKFIKRYLFDEAKNILLHSCYRNTENQITQMSTPIPGFLDDYAFVVKGLLDLYESSLNEEWLEFAEKLQDIQDKLFWDEINGGYFTTTSDDPSIIVRLKEAYDGAEPSGNSVAAENLLRLADYLGRSDLKDKVTRLFGAFRHLLTQRPIAVPQLVSALVRYYDDATQIYIIGKRDAEDTDDLLRVVYKRLIPGRILFLIDHDETNSILLGKNQHLRNMKLVNDRATAYVCKHRSCTLPVTNSQQLTALLDKQQ is encoded by the exons atgatatttgaaatatttacagtggtttcaagaaaatttag GATAGTTCAGAAGTCACAGACTTTTGTTTCAATGTCAGCAAATATGGCTACAAGCAATGTTGAAAATCTGGCACAAAAGATGAATCGACTAACTTTGGAAAAGTCACCTTATTTACTACAGCACGCTAAGAACCCAGTGGACTGGTATCCATGGTGCACAGAAGCATTAGAAAAAGCAAAGAAGGAagacaaattaatttttttatctgTTGGATATTCTACTTGCCACTGGTGTCATGTTATGGAAAAAGAATCAttcaaaaatgaagaaattgctggtattatgaataaaaattttgttaatataaaagtagataaagaagaaagacCAGATATAGATAGGATATATATGACTTTTGTACAA GCAACAACTGGTCATGGGGGATGGCCAATGAGTGTATTTCTAACTCCTGATTTAAGACCTGTAGTTGGAGGTACTTATTTTCCTCCAGAAGATACATTTAGACAAACAGGATTCAAGACAATTTTACTCAGTATTGCTCAAAAG TGGAATTCACTCAAAACCAAAATTACAGAAGTTGGCTCTGCTAACTTCGAAACTTTACAAActatttctaaaattccacAAACATCAAAG AAACACGAAGTACCTTCGTTAGAATGTAGTGATCTATGTGTTCAACAACTAACGAGTGAATTTGAACCAAAATTCGGTGGATTTGGTTCTTCGTACAGTATGCAGGCACCAAAATTTCCACAACCAGTGAATTTGAATCTCTTGTTTCATATGTATGCTCGACGATCCAGTGAAGAGCTAGCACAGCATTGTCAATATATGGCTATACATACTTTAAAGAAAATGTCTTATGGTGGTATTCATGATCATGTAGGTCAG GGCTTTTCAAGATACTCTACTGATGGTGACTGGCACGTACctcattttgaaaaaatgttatatgaTCAGGGCCAAATAATGAAGTCTTATGCGGATGCATATCTTGCAACTAAAGATAATGATTTTGCTGAAATTATTGATGATATTGCCACATATGTGATAAGGGATCTCCGACATCCG GAAGGTGGCTTTTATAGTGCTGAAGATGCAGATTCCTATCCAACACACGATGGacatgaaaaaaaagagggtgCTTTTTACGTGTGGACTGCTAAGGAAATTAAATCACTTTTAGATAAAGAAATTTCTGATGAAAAGCATATTAAATTGTCTGATGTATTTTGTCATCATTTCAATGTAAAGGAATCGGGAAACGTAAAACCGTATCAA GATCCACATGGAGAATTGACAGGGAAAAATGTATTAATAGTATACAATGGAATTGAAGAAACGGCCAAGCATTTTGATTGTACCGTTGAAGAAGTAAAAGATTATTTGAAAGAAGCATGTTCCATTTTATACGAAGCTAGATCGGCGAGGCCGCGACCTCATTTAGACGACAAAATTATTACAGCGTGGAATG GTCTTATGATAAGCGGTTTAGCGTATGGCGGAGCAGTAGTAGAAAATAAGCAGTATGTCGAGTACGCGGCAGATGCCGCGAAATTTATCAAGCGTTACCTTTTCGACGAGGCTAAAAATATACTACTTCACAGTTGTTACCGGAACACTGAAAATCAAATTACGCAAAT GAGCACACCTATACCTGGTTTCTTAGACGATTATGCGTTCGTTGTAAAAGGACTGTTGGATTTATACGAATCTAGTTTAAATGAAGAATGGCTAGAATTTGCCGAGAAGTTACAGGACATACAGGACAAACTATTTTGGGATGAAATAAATGGTGGATATTTTACAACAACGTCAGATGATCCTAGTATAATTGTAAGACTTAAGGAAG CTTATGATGGAGCAGAACCATCCGGTAATTCGGTTGCTGCCGAAAATCTCTTGAGATTAGCTGACTACTTGGGTCGTAGCGACCTCAAGGATAAAGTTACACGTCTCTTTGGAGCATTTAGACACTTGTTAACGCAAAGACCTATCGCAGTTCCGCAATTAGTATCAGCGCTTGTTCGTTATTACGACGATGCAACACAG aTTTATATAATCGGAAAGCGAGATGCTGAGGATACCGATGATTTACTTCGCGTTGTATATAAGCGCTTGATTCCTGGAAGAATTCTTTTCTTAATTGATCATGATGAAACAAATAGTATATTACTTGGTAAAAATCAGCATCTTAGAAATATGAAGCTTGTGAATGATCGAGCAACAGCCTACGTATGTAAACATCGCTCTTGTACTTTACCTGTTACAAATTCTCAACAATTAACTGCGTTGTTGGATAAACagcaataa
- the LOC114875751 gene encoding spermatogenesis-associated protein 20 isoform X2 has translation MLVYSDRTPAVLLFLLPMLPNMSFYSVASHDTHLELLPKQTIKNFKNLTPNQEFITMIPSFPACAFIPLPVLRLNRIVQKSQTFVSMSANMATSNVENLAQKMNRLTLEKSPYLLQHAKNPVDWYPWCTEALEKAKKEDKLIFLSVGYSTCHWCHVMEKESFKNEEIAGIMNKNFVNIKVDKEERPDIDRIYMTFVQATTGHGGWPMSVFLTPDLRPVVGGTYFPPEDTFRQTGFKTILLSIAQKWNSLKTKITEVGSANFETLQTISKIPQTSKKHEVPSLECSDLCVQQLTSEFEPKFGGFGSSYSMQAPKFPQPVNLNLLFHMYARRSSEELAQHCQYMAIHTLKKMSYGGIHDHVGQGFSRYSTDGDWHVPHFEKMLYDQGQIMKSYADAYLATKDNDFAEIIDDIATYVIRDLRHPEGGFYSAEDADSYPTHDGHEKKEGAFYVWTAKEIKSLLDKEISDEKHIKLSDVFCHHFNVKESGNVKPYQDPHGELTGKNVLIVYNGIEETAKHFDCTVEEVKDYLKEACSILYEARSARPRPHLDDKIITAWNGLMISGLAYGGAVVENKQYVEYAADAAKFIKRYLFDEAKNILLHSCYRNTENQITQMSTPIPGFLDDYAFVVKGLLDLYESSLNEEWLEFAEKLQDIQDKLFWDEINGGYFTTTSDDPSIIVRLKEAYDGAEPSGNSVAAENLLRLADYLGRSDLKDKVTRLFGAFRHLLTQRPIAVPQLVSALVRYYDDATQIYIIGKRDAEDTDDLLRVVYKRLIPGRILFLIDHDETNSILLGKNQHLRNMKLVNDRATAYVCKHRSCTLPVTNSQQLTALLDKQQ, from the exons atgttggtatattcagaccggactcccgcggtgttgctATTTTTACTTCCAATGTTGCCAAACATGAGTTTTTATTCAGTTGCCTCCCACGACACCCATCTCGAACTCCTACCCAAACagacaattaaaaattttaaaaatttgacaCCAAATCAAGAATTTATCACAATGATTCCGTCGTTCCCAGCTT GTGCTTTCATACCACTGCCTGTACTTCGGTTAAATAG GATAGTTCAGAAGTCACAGACTTTTGTTTCAATGTCAGCAAATATGGCTACAAGCAATGTTGAAAATCTGGCACAAAAGATGAATCGACTAACTTTGGAAAAGTCACCTTATTTACTACAGCACGCTAAGAACCCAGTGGACTGGTATCCATGGTGCACAGAAGCATTAGAAAAAGCAAAGAAGGAagacaaattaatttttttatctgTTGGATATTCTACTTGCCACTGGTGTCATGTTATGGAAAAAGAATCAttcaaaaatgaagaaattgctggtattatgaataaaaattttgttaatataaaagtagataaagaagaaagacCAGATATAGATAGGATATATATGACTTTTGTACAA GCAACAACTGGTCATGGGGGATGGCCAATGAGTGTATTTCTAACTCCTGATTTAAGACCTGTAGTTGGAGGTACTTATTTTCCTCCAGAAGATACATTTAGACAAACAGGATTCAAGACAATTTTACTCAGTATTGCTCAAAAG TGGAATTCACTCAAAACCAAAATTACAGAAGTTGGCTCTGCTAACTTCGAAACTTTACAAActatttctaaaattccacAAACATCAAAG AAACACGAAGTACCTTCGTTAGAATGTAGTGATCTATGTGTTCAACAACTAACGAGTGAATTTGAACCAAAATTCGGTGGATTTGGTTCTTCGTACAGTATGCAGGCACCAAAATTTCCACAACCAGTGAATTTGAATCTCTTGTTTCATATGTATGCTCGACGATCCAGTGAAGAGCTAGCACAGCATTGTCAATATATGGCTATACATACTTTAAAGAAAATGTCTTATGGTGGTATTCATGATCATGTAGGTCAG GGCTTTTCAAGATACTCTACTGATGGTGACTGGCACGTACctcattttgaaaaaatgttatatgaTCAGGGCCAAATAATGAAGTCTTATGCGGATGCATATCTTGCAACTAAAGATAATGATTTTGCTGAAATTATTGATGATATTGCCACATATGTGATAAGGGATCTCCGACATCCG GAAGGTGGCTTTTATAGTGCTGAAGATGCAGATTCCTATCCAACACACGATGGacatgaaaaaaaagagggtgCTTTTTACGTGTGGACTGCTAAGGAAATTAAATCACTTTTAGATAAAGAAATTTCTGATGAAAAGCATATTAAATTGTCTGATGTATTTTGTCATCATTTCAATGTAAAGGAATCGGGAAACGTAAAACCGTATCAA GATCCACATGGAGAATTGACAGGGAAAAATGTATTAATAGTATACAATGGAATTGAAGAAACGGCCAAGCATTTTGATTGTACCGTTGAAGAAGTAAAAGATTATTTGAAAGAAGCATGTTCCATTTTATACGAAGCTAGATCGGCGAGGCCGCGACCTCATTTAGACGACAAAATTATTACAGCGTGGAATG GTCTTATGATAAGCGGTTTAGCGTATGGCGGAGCAGTAGTAGAAAATAAGCAGTATGTCGAGTACGCGGCAGATGCCGCGAAATTTATCAAGCGTTACCTTTTCGACGAGGCTAAAAATATACTACTTCACAGTTGTTACCGGAACACTGAAAATCAAATTACGCAAAT GAGCACACCTATACCTGGTTTCTTAGACGATTATGCGTTCGTTGTAAAAGGACTGTTGGATTTATACGAATCTAGTTTAAATGAAGAATGGCTAGAATTTGCCGAGAAGTTACAGGACATACAGGACAAACTATTTTGGGATGAAATAAATGGTGGATATTTTACAACAACGTCAGATGATCCTAGTATAATTGTAAGACTTAAGGAAG CTTATGATGGAGCAGAACCATCCGGTAATTCGGTTGCTGCCGAAAATCTCTTGAGATTAGCTGACTACTTGGGTCGTAGCGACCTCAAGGATAAAGTTACACGTCTCTTTGGAGCATTTAGACACTTGTTAACGCAAAGACCTATCGCAGTTCCGCAATTAGTATCAGCGCTTGTTCGTTATTACGACGATGCAACACAG aTTTATATAATCGGAAAGCGAGATGCTGAGGATACCGATGATTTACTTCGCGTTGTATATAAGCGCTTGATTCCTGGAAGAATTCTTTTCTTAATTGATCATGATGAAACAAATAGTATATTACTTGGTAAAAATCAGCATCTTAGAAATATGAAGCTTGTGAATGATCGAGCAACAGCCTACGTATGTAAACATCGCTCTTGTACTTTACCTGTTACAAATTCTCAACAATTAACTGCGTTGTTGGATAAACagcaataa